ctttccaatgatatgtttgttgccaagattataaaaagatttgattctaaaagacagtaatgcattttgtaatatgacacttgacactgcccactaagaggaggccgccataagattttaaagtatcatttccatggtaacgcaatgtccgattaaaaaaatttattaaatatatatacattttattaatattataaaatattttctaaaatatatatacaatatatatatgcgTTTACACGGcaggcagaattttaattttggtttgtttatagAAAGGTTTATTGCACCCTTCTCAAACCAATTACAATTTCATTCGGTTTGCGTATTTTTATTCCGATTGAGGTGTTTATATGGAGCATTTTCATTCGGATTGGacttttaaccctttaactgtcaccccccattttttaaaataggcattaaagtgcactatccaaatttaaattgttgtaatttatgaacactttggaatataaacctaagttggtctctttttaaataagaaaattagcagattttttcacaaaattaaagtatcaaaaagttatcgaagtttaaatgtactgtaaataaaatgtgctatattaattttatttattataaatattttacataacaggttttactctaaaactggtataaaatttaagccttgtgtctaaataagttatgttccaaatttgaggttgatatgaaaaaaattgaggttcctgtgagattttgtttagggtgtcataccacaaacagccactgggagccatcaaaactactttgaattttgcttgatgaatttttctctagatttctctgtcaattttacttctgtctcaaaataaccaccaaatatggaatcctgagactcagacctttccaatgatatgtttgttgccaagattataaaaagttttgattctaaaagaccgtaatgcattttgtaatatgacacttgacactgcccactaagagGTGAGAGCGATAAGgttattagattttaatttacattttaaatggttgtgtgatttctgatttgagaattataattaatataaataattattatagagaaaaaggacaacaaaaaaagagtGTCAAGCGTCCCACAgatgggacggtgacagttaaagggttaaaccAATTACAATGATTCATGTAAACGCACCTTATATAACAGGACAAAATTCTTGCTTTGATATTTAAAAGCTTCTGTTTTTTATGTTGATGTGATTTTTCGTGGCTTCATGATGAGTTATGtggcaattaaaaataatttgtgcattacattttcaaaacaagcGATGTTTCccataaaatctttatttgaggTTGTGTCACCGCGCAAACGCTTGATTCAAAGCAAATCTAAAACCTGGCTGCTGTAATTATTGTGATTAAAAAAGGCATGTATTAAAAGTCTGatcatatagaaataaaataaacaatacacgTGTTGATATTAATATAGTgtgggctatatatatatatctgtccaTGAGTTCACATTACAGCATACTGCACCatattttaaatcaatcaatcaatcaaaaaaaaaaaaaaaaaaaaaaaaaaacctttaaagcaATAAAACTGCAGGTCAATTTGCAGAaaaataattgtactttttttttttcttttacaaatcctaaaaataaactgcataaaaatcTGTGAGAGCatttgtacaatttattttttggttctttATGAAGCCATTTACAGTGATTTCCATCTTGCAAACATTAAGATTGTACCATTTGAACCTAATTAAACGAGAGGATTGGGGGAACACTTTATTATGACTGACCTTTTTTAACAAAAGATTATTGCAATAAGAATTTGAGCAAAACcattcttactttttttattaaattttatccCATGGAGCTACAAATACTCCCATAATCTTTTTGGAAACATGAACATTTAATCAGATTGAAAATACTCTTACAAACAAAATCAATATTCATCATAAGAATCAATCCCCGCCTGTTAGCACTGAGGCGACGTTCGGCTCGTTCATGCCGCCGTCGGTCAAATCATAATACATGTTTCATGTAGAAAACTTTTTCTTTgatacagaataataaaaaagggtAAGACAAGATGCATAAAACAGGAATCCGAAGACTTGGTTGAAGCCGTGGATCTGAATCTTGAATCCAGAGCGGTTCCAGAGCTCCTGATGTGAACAGGACTGGATCTCTTCTTTCGCACTCCGTCTCAGGCATCTTTCTCGTCCTCTGCGTCCCGTGCCGCTCCGTGCGCCGCGCTCTTTCAGACTTAAGCTGGCAGACTCAGCTTCTTTCCTTTCAACACTGAGATAATGAAAAGAAGCACTTGAGTAGCTTCCAACGATCAGAttagaacaccatttatttatttatttaaaagagacaCAACAGTCTTGCAAAGCATTTGATTAGATCCTGATAAGAATGCTGTTAAGAGCCCACTGGAATCAATACAGCCAAACGATTAAACCCTAAACTACAATGATGATATACTGTTGCAAGTTTCCTTACTGATTACAGAGATGTTTGATCATTGCTAAACTAGTAGTAATCGTCACTTTTAACTTGTCACATTGATTTCACGATCAACTGCAGTTTAAAACACTGAAACccgttttatttttcatatatatgcaAAATCAAGACTCTAGTTCTCAGTCGTTTTTACTCTAAAACAATACTTAAAGACGATATTGGCTGTGATTTCCTCTAGTATTTTAGGGAATACTACTACTAATTGAATTAAATCATTGAATTATTTCTGATGGATGTTTGCGGAGTCTTCTGGTCGAGAACCACTGAACtaaaagatgcattttcaaaACAAGGACGTGCATTTAGGTCATTTTGTTACCTTAAGTACCTGACAGATTAATCGAGTACCTTGAGTTATTATGTTTTCAGGATTGATCTGTATTTCAAAACCATTTACACTAGCATGTGCATTCTGCATCTGGAAACAAAGAACACAGCTGAGGGTTTTAAACCAAAAACACTCACCTTTTGTTACGTAGAGATAAAAGAAATCACAGTACAGGATTGTCTGAACGATGCCTGCCACGATGGCGATCATGTCGAAGAAGCCTTCGAAGTAGAAGCGCCAGATCCAGTTGATGAGATACAGGGCGCGATAGAGGCCGAGGAAGAACAGGTAGTGTGTGGTGATGGTCTCGGCTTCTCCGGTCTTGCTGATCATGAACAGTTGTGGGAGGATGGACACGGACTCCAGGTAGATGGAGAACGTCCACATGATCTACAATGACCCAGAGATGAGGATATAAATGGATCAACTTGAGACAAACTTGTAGGGCTGCCCTctactaaggatttttctggtcgactagcagtcgttcattttaagcatcgACTAATCGCATGTTTGctaataaaccattttaaatcataaaaatgagcttttatttgcCTATATACAGTCTGATAAGCGCTCAAGCtcatgcataaagcttgccacagcaagtaaagattataataaaacagtaaggaggatgcattaacattttaataatttattgataaatgtTGTTTTCGGCTTTAGAGATGAAATCAGTGACACTGACTGGTCATCTCCGCAGTACAGCATACACCTGCATgcattacataatctgagaacatttgttttccatttgaataggTTCAATTGAAAAGTAGACACTTCACtgtttatagatatatttttcatgtctgtaaggcaCAAGGAGTTTAGAAGTGACGTGCTCAggttcacagagaccgagacggcagaaagcgcatcctgtttgctattttacaaaagcgcaatgttttgttgttgttatgagTTCACACAGATAAACAGAGTCTTTACAGATTGCTCTTATCGGTATGAGCAAAAATtatggagtattttaagagcaagtgaccgCCTCCATCTATCATGCAGCAAGCGTGCTATTTTTCAgcttcaatagcgcacatttctctaggttaacattagatcgAGAGGCCATGTAAAGTTGCAGCTACTAACATATTTCAGATAAGTCATCTTTGAGGTCAATGAATGATAGGCAAGCGTTTGGTTAAGCAGCCGTTAACGATCTGTCCGTCACAGATTGCGTGACTTCTCCACTTTCTGTGgatttttgatttagattttttttctgcgactagaCGACTAATAAAATTTCGGTCGACCAAATCTCTTCTGGTTGACTAACCATTAGTCGACTATTACGGGGCAGCCCTACAAACTTGAGAGTGAATGAATGCAGGGACGGATTTGCTCTCTCACCTCCAAAGGAGAGAAGTCGTGGTTGACGAGGAAAGCCAGGCCGCCGACTGGAACGACCAGGAACTCCGCTCTGAACGTGTCGTGGTTGCCATCATACGTGGCCTTGAACTTCACGTATATCAGGTAAACCGTGGCATAAGCACATGCGATATAGATGACCTGCAtgggaacatgcaacaaaacaGTGTTACAAAAAAGTCCCTTTAACCATCtctacatttttaatacacttgTAAACTTTGCAGTCAAAAATGACCGCcatggaaattaaaaatataaagtatatttttgtggTATAATCTACAACTCAGTCATGATAtctagaaattgtaaaaaaatatatatatatatgcacgcctaataataataaattaaatatgcaatatattatatatacatatgcacacCATgcattggatttttttaaaagcactgctctatttttaacaaacactgtgttaatagaatataataatatttttaaataatatttgcactgttatacaaaaataattgatGCATAATTTAGAGATCAAAATTGTCTGACACCATGAAAACTGTTCTAATAACAcagaatattaaagaataaatattataGACACAAAATATAGtacctttttttaattgaaaacaaatTACACATACGGTTTCtgttttgaccactgaaaataaCTTCAGcacaaatcacatttaaaaaaaacacaaggtcAACTTCATGCACATTCATATTCTAGAGTAAACAAACTCTGAATGGCCCTTTTAATTGATTtcacacattctttttttttatagcacaTAAATTCAGTCTCAACTATGACAGGTCTGTTgagtttgtgaaataaaaaaaaaggcatgaaTATGAGGATGTTTAGAACATTAATCTGCTCAGCTTCACCTTCATGGAGGTGTTGTACAACGAAATGAAGGAAGTGAGAAGGTCCAGATAGCGAGTGGTGAACACCAAGGCAAACAGAATCTGACTCTTCCCAGATATTCCTGAAAAACACACATCAACAACACATTGTCTTTAATGCAAACCGAAACCCATTTCACACGTTCAGTTTGTTTTGTAAGACATTAACATGAATAAGGCTGTTACAACATCACTAAAGCATGCAGAAGTGAAGATTTCTTGTACAATATTATCACAAAACAATGTTGCAATTAACCCAGAGACCACTGCAGTGACAGTCAGTGTGAAacaaataatattctaataaGATCCTGCTGCCACGTCAGAGGTCAGAGCACGCAATCAGGAGGAATGAATGAAGTCACTGGTTATCTACAGTCTGATAACCTAAATGGAGCACAACTCCAAAGTTAAACAGGCTTTACAACATTCAGCTGGTTCAAATCACTGGTGCTTTTGATTTATACGCCATACAACTCAATGCAACTCACTCTAAAGCGAAACATCACTGAAGGaactaaacattaaaacccaAACAACTGGCATTAAACACCAACACTTGCTTAATTCACTCAAACGTGGCCTAGTGCTTGAGTTTACGTCACAAACGAGTGGATCAGCTGCCACataaacaaatcacacaaacacactttgccCAAATGTGAAGTTcgcacactcaaaaaaaaaaataaacagcccTAAAAAGTGCACGGTGCGCGTTTTCTGCTAAACCCGCTGGGTTGCTCACCTGCACACGACCTGCTCTTCCAGATCTTCAGCAGGAGGATGATGATGGCTGCTAAATGGGAGAGGTCCCCCGTCAGTCTGAATACGTTCATGTTTCTGTGGATCTGATGAAGGCTTTGTTGAAATGAGTGCGTGAAGCGGCTCGAGCGCGGATCAAGTGCCCCTGCAGCGCGCGACTGAAAGATGGCGAGAGCAGCGCGACGTGGCGCCCGACAGCGGGTTGGCCGAGCcgcaggatgatgatgatgatgctcgGAGTTTGTCACTAGGAGGAGAATATCGCTGGATAATTCATATGGCGATTGCACACACGGTTGTAGTCCTGTAGGGGCGCACTGAGGCTCTGAGAACCGGTTATGTCTAGAAGAGATActgtgtgtccctgcagcacagaacaGTCACAAGTAACACTGCtgtatttgtagcaacagccaactGTGCCACTGTGTGGgtaaaaatgatcaatttttcttttatgccaaaaatcattaggatattacataaaaatcatgttccataaagatattttgttgaTTTCCTAccctaaatatatcaaatattaaagatgattttctcaatatttagatttttttgctccctcagattccagattttcaaatagttgtatctcagacaaatattgtcctcctaacaaaccatacatcaatggagagattatttattcagctttcaggtgatgtatacaTGTCAATTTcagtttgtggtccagggtcaaatgtGTTTTCCTCTACAGAATTTTTGGCTTGAATTTCAAAACTGGCTTTATTCtgaacatatataaatacaccctTTGACTGTGGTCTCAATGAAAGTATTGTTAAGGATAAGAATAGACTTTTTGATGAGTATCTTAATTATTTTGCGCAAACACTTTATTCATAGATGTAGGTTTTTAAAGGTTAACCCTCACTTCAGCGGATGGAAGAATGAACTAAAGATATTTGTGAAGTCTCTTCATTGCATGACGGACAGAAATGCCCAGAAACTCTTATAAACTTAGAacttttgggttttattttattattagaataagACCTTcgccccttttttaaaaatatttttattaatatgcttTATCTTTacgttattgtttgtttgttttttcttgtttctttttatttgctGTATCAACACTAATAATATGTATTAGTAACTGCGAACCAGcataatacatttctataaaatataatgattagGCAGTAATCGCAGTCGACTGTGATTGGTCCGCTCTGATCCACGCGGAGAAAAGTAACAGATGACACGTGACAACAGGAGTCTTTCTGAGACAGCGCCGCCTGTGTGGACTCTCCTCTCGTGTCGATTTCTTTTCCTCTcggtgtttttctgtttttgtgaacTTGTGGGCTGGGAAGAGTGTGTGGGAAGTTTGCTGGATCCTGCTCTTGAGGATCTGTGGAGTTTAGATTCCAACTCAATCCAAACACACTTAAACCAAACGAAACACatatacatacgtgtgtgtgtgtgtgtgtgtgtgtgagaatgttgTTGAAATTTTAATGTAGGAATGTGTAGAAATATAGtgtaataattcatataaaaagaaactttttgactgaattaaactaaaatgagatACATTTCTAACAATTACTTTATTGACTATAAATCTATTTTCAAATAAGttacaatttaatacattttttacaccTTGCATACATGTGAGTGTACTCATATTAgtcataatttaattttcaatgaattattaaatcataatgaTTAATAGTATTGATATTAagatattcataattatttataatattaattgtatttatatgtataaataatgtacatgtacttatgtatttatttttaaatctacattttataaagactataaataaatctatattatgtGCAATTGTTACTCCAGTgctttgtttctctctcacttctcatttccataataattctgtttagtttattttttttcaagttttttaattTGTGGCTTGTTTTGAATTACTggattgtttataataaaaaaataatattaataatttttttataatgaattttttaaGAAGTTTTATCTCTCGCTGTTAATAGCTTTATTCAAATTAGCTTTACTCTTTGATTTTAATAAGTTAATTTGTCTTCTTAACATAGATAAAGTTAAAGTTCTGCTTATCTCATCATCATGTACACTGTCAATATTCCATCACAAACCAAATACAGAGAACAAACGGAGATTTATCGCACAGTAAACAGATTTAATACAGGACAATACttgatttaaaacattaaaaatctgtcTACAAACAGAACATCACATCCCGTGATTAACTATTATCTACATACAAGTATCTTGAGATGTTTTGTGTTGTGCACATCAGCATTTTacttattcattaaaaaaaaaacattggtccTAAGATATTTCTCATACATCCCATGAGAAACTCACTACAGATGCAGAAAACATAAAGGGAGGCACAGAAGGAGATTTTGAGTTTAATAGCTACCTCTCGGTTGACCAAACTAATATGTtctattagatatatatatatatatttagatttccCCCACAGAGAACCCCTCACACAGCTGTGCTACTCTTGTAGTACAATTACTCTACTGTTCAATAGTTGCAATAAGATATAATCATTTGTCTCTCAAAGCTTTCATTTTCCTGAGACGTAACAGACGAGAAGCATCATTCATCTGACACGAAGCCCTTTCATTCCTGAGGTTTCAGCACGAAGACGGCGTCGTCCAGCATGTAGTAGTCCTTGTACATGTCCCCTTCACACAGATACGGCAGACGCGTGACGGCCTCCACCTCCAAGCCCACCTTCAGGAACACGTCTGTGCTCAGGTGAGTCACCTGCTCCTCCCACGTCTTGCCCTGCACCTTGATGTGTTCCTTGGGTCGCACCCAGGCCCCGCCTAAAAGTGAAACGGTACAgtcacaaattaaacaagaaataagaatgcatagcaaaaaaaaaaaaaaaaaaaaaaaaaaaaaaaaaaaaaaaaaaaaaaaatagtttgaaaaatgtttaaccaatgtttaaccattttttaaaatctgttacaactgaatacatatttttcttacatgCTGCATACACATAAGTGTGCACTtattaatcaatataaaaaaagataagtaaATTTAAGccaaaacatatacatacatacatacatatatatatatacacacacatatatatatatatatatatatatatatatatatatatatatatatatatatattagggctgtcaatgattaatcacgattaatcacatccaaaataaaagttttgtttacataatatatgtatgtgtacagggtatatttattatgtatatataatacacacacataaattatatattttagaaaatatttacatgtatatacatttatatatttatattcttatatttttatattatatataaatatatttaatatataaacataacatattcttcttaatatatacatgctgtgtgtgtatttatatatacataataaatatacacagtaacacacatatattatgtaaacaaaacttttattttggatgtgattaatcgtgattaatcatttgacagccctaatatatatatatatatacatacacatacacacatatatatatatatataatatatatatatatatatatatatatatatatatatatatatatatatatatatatatatatatatatattatatatatatatatatacagtatatatgtaattacatatatatttgttctCAATATGAATCTCATATATATGATGATTCATCGTCGGTGTATGTAATTTcccattttatagtttttttttgcatttttgttgattttttagCAGAAGTTAACCAGTTTgttttataagaaataataataaaagatcgTACCAAAATacttaagggtttttttttctttcttaagtctgtttcttgaaaaaaaaaatacaaatttaaattatttctgaattaaaatgatgagttttattgtatgtgtaatgcatttaataatggaatgcattttaatgctggcaacacaataaataaataatttaattaattaatgtaattgaatgcaaacaaagaaaacaaaaaataaataaataaaaataaaaacatgacatactGATTTCACTGACAAATCAGATCTTCAGTATTTCCTCTTACTAGATGCATACTAAGCTCTGCAAGTGTGCTAATGTATAATAAAGCAGCTAGCAGCAGCCACTCATGAATTGCTCAGTAGTTGTGTTTGCAGCGGTCGTCTTACCCGTCTCTACATACGGCTGAAAGGGCAGCACCGCGGCTAAGACGAGGCGTCCCGTGTGCGGCACCAGTGATCTCCTGATGTCCTGCAGCAGCTGCAGCGGCTCGTCGCAGCGGTCCAGCAGGTTCAGGCAGCTGATCAGATCGTACTGGAAGCCCGTTCGGTGCCACTCATCGATGCCCAGCAGGCTGGAGATTCAGAGTCAAGCACACGCTCACAATCACCACAGTTTGTTAGCTTTATTTCTACTAGGGATGCAGCAGAATGAAAATTCATGCCTGAAGCCGAAACAGTTTTTCacggttttttttccccctctcatgTATTTTGCAAACGTTTTCACcattacataaattaaacagccaatatgtgcTTTGcactgttttgtcttgcttttcaaagaaaaacaaaacaattacaaaacaaccatttaaaaatacagattttttttttaacattctagcagatATGATCCATAACAAAGCATAATTTAACTTAATgcaagttagtaaaataatatttttagaccATTTTTGAGACCCCCTTTTTtaatcaggcatgtattttttactgtacaaataaatgcagcctagaaaatattacagatcccaatctgaacactatgtgtgaatgttatactaaatgaataaatagagctgttgtaattattattgtcttccttttttagtttattttacagaacagtaAAATACAATCATTTATGAATATTGTTGGAGCTTTCATTTTGGCGGAAACcaaaataaacagcagattttATGAATGATTCTCATTACGATTTTCAAAAGATGTTTGTCGCACATATCACATCGTCACATGACTTGTAAAAATAGTTTCAGAGCAGATTTTCCTCGCGTCCCGTCGTTGCTCAGTACATTTTATTCAGTCGAACAccgaaaaaaactttttttcagttgttGCTATTTTCGTGTACCTGTAGTTCTTTCTCTGGAGATGCCACTTCATCGGCGTGGAGACTTCGGTGGCAAACACCTCATGAAAGTGACGGCCCATCACTTCAGTCACGCCTCCGTCACCGGCTCCCAGATCCAGCATCCTCTGCCCTTTCCACTCCGGCTCGATCCGGAGAAGACGCTGAAACTGCTCCTTGGAGAACACAAACATGGAGCCGCGGCCCAGAAAGCTGCGgacagacaggacaggaca
This region of Cyprinus carpio isolate SPL01 chromosome B12, ASM1834038v1, whole genome shotgun sequence genomic DNA includes:
- the mettl9 gene encoding methyltransferase-like protein 9 isoform X2, which encodes MCHPQMRTLIFVAWLLFYVSFLLGMRKMWTGKYVRSPLARALIMNMGSETDSPGSPGSEAQQWYRCSPEMLGEQVRSQFIQSHLDEDTQAFLRRSMEKSGWLFTQLYHSLFSTIFSPIVSRTSINGFLGRGSMFVFSKEQFQRLLRIEPEWKGQRMLDLGAGDGGVTEVMGRHFHEVFATEVSTPMKWHLQRKNYSLLGIDEWHRTGFQYDLISCLNLLDRCDEPLQLLQDIRRSLVPHTGRLVLAAVLPFQPYVETGGAWVRPKEHIKVQGKTWEEQVTHLSTDVFLKVGLEVEAVTRLPYLCEGDMYKDYYMLDDAVFVLKPQE
- the mettl9 gene encoding methyltransferase-like protein 9 isoform X1, whose amino-acid sequence is MRTLIFVAWLLFYVSFLLGMRKMWTGKYVRSPLARALIMNMGSETDSPGSPGSEAQQWYRCSPEMLGEQVRSQFIQSHLDEDTQAFLRRSMEKSGWLFTQLYHSLFSTIFSPIVSRTSINGFLGRGSMFVFSKEQFQRLLRIEPEWKGQRMLDLGAGDGGVTEVMGRHFHEVFATEVSTPMKWHLQRKNYSLLGIDEWHRTGFQYDLISCLNLLDRCDEPLQLLQDIRRSLVPHTGRLVLAAVLPFQPYVETGGAWVRPKEHIKVQGKTWEEQVTHLSTDVFLKVGLEVEAVTRLPYLCEGDMYKDYYMLDDAVFVLKPQE
- the kdelr2b gene encoding ER lumen protein-retaining receptor 2b gives rise to the protein MNVFRLTGDLSHLAAIIILLLKIWKSRSCAGISGKSQILFALVFTTRYLDLLTSFISLYNTSMKVIYIACAYATVYLIYVKFKATYDGNHDTFRAEFLVVPVGGLAFLVNHDFSPLEIMWTFSIYLESVSILPQLFMISKTGEAETITTHYLFFLGLYRALYLINWIWRFYFEGFFDMIAIVAGIVQTILYCDFFYLYVTKVLKGKKLSLPA